AGGTGCGGTGCGCGTGCACGCCTGGACGGCATGCGGGCCCGGTTGTCACCGAGCGCGGGTGGACCGGCCGGCTCAGCGGTCGGCCGGAGTCGTGTCCGGCCGCGGCGAAGCACCGCGTCGCACTTCAAGATCTTTTTCGGTCACCTGAACCCCACCACACGTTCGGATGACGCTTCAAGGGCTCAAGATCCTCCGTTACGGGACTATCACACGCTGGCCGGAGTCCTCGCTTTGCCCGGCCCCTCCGACTGGCACGGCCCCGACCCCCTACTGAGGAACTGACACGTCCCTGGGACAACAACTCAGCGACACGACCTGAGACCACGAGAAGAACCGCGGCCTCGCACGACATCTCCGGCGGCACCAACGTGCGATCGGGGCCCCGTTGAGGCCCGGCGCGGTGCCGGTGACGTGGGGGAGCGCGGTGTCCAGGCTCTCGACGTGCGTGCCGTGGCCGTCGGCCCACCGTCCGGCCATCGCCGTCACCGCCGGCACCGAGCAACACGAAGGCGGCCCCTCCGGCCCCGCGCAGGGGACAGAGGAGCCGCCTTCGTCCGTCACGTCGACGGAACGTCCGGTGCGGGTGCGGCGTCCGGTTCTCCGATGCGCGCGCGGCCTAGGAGACCGTGGCCTTGGGGGAGAGGGCCGGAGGTGACCCGCCTCGTGACTCAGTCCCGGTAGAAGACCAGCATGGTGCCCGGGCTCTGGGGATCGCGTTCGCAGTGGACGATCGTGACGTGGTGGCCCGCTCCCTCGTCCATCTCCCGTTGGGTCTCCTTGGTGAAGCAGTCCGTCGCGGCGTCGCCCTGCATTTCAGCAAAAGGGAGGTCGGCGGCCTGGGCGGCTCCGGCGGCCAGGCCGGAGAAGGCCAGGATGCTGGCGACGGCGACTGCTGTGCGCTGGAACTTGCGCATGTTTTCTCTCCTCTACGTGCGTACGTGCAATGGTGCGTGCGCGCCTCTGCGGCGCACGGGCCCGCTACTCGCGGCGGGCGGCTGGTCGGGCCGGCCCCGCGGTCGGCCGGAGTCGCGTCCGGCCGTGGCGAAGCGTCGCGCTGCGCTTCGAGTTCCTCTCGGGCACTGAGCAGTCGATCACACGAACGGGGGAACTCCAAGTGCTCGCGGTCCCTGCTACACGGCTACAACAGACCATCCGGAGTCGATTCCCGGCGTGCCGGCGTGCCGGCGTGAGGCCGAAGCGGAACCCTCCCGGCTGCTCCGGGAGTTCAGAGGTCGGTCTCCGCCCACACCGTCTGGCCCGAAGGCGGCCCCTGCTGACGGCCCGTCCCTACGCCTCGCCGTGCCGGCAGGGAATGTGACCGCCATCACAGACGCTGTTGGTCGAGAACATCGCGCCGGCTCCGTCCCAGGGGCAGGAGCGGCCACGACGGGCCGCGTGACACGGGAGACATGATGATTCACCGGATGGATCACGTCGGCGTTGTGGTCGAGGATCTCGCGGCTGCTGTCGCGTTCTTCGTCGAACTCGGCCTGGAGCTGGAGGGCGAGGCAGCGGTCGAGGGGGAATGGGCGGACCAGCTCATCGGGCTGGACGGCGTCCGAGCGGACCTCGCCGTCGTGCGGACCCCGGACGGCCACGGCCGGGTCGAGCTGTCGACGTTCCACACGCCGGTGGCCACCAGCACCGCGCCGAGGGCGCCGATGAACACCCCGGGCATCCCTCGCCTCACGTTCGTCGTCGACGCCGTCGACGACGTCCTCGGCCGTCTGCGCGCCCATGGCGCCGAACTCGTGGGTGAGGTGGCGCAGTACGGGGACATCTGCCGGTACTGCTATGTCCGCGGCCCCGCCGGCGTCGTGATCGGGCTGGTCGAGGAGCTCAAGAACTGAAGCAGATCGCCAGTCAGCACGTTCCGTACCAGATTTCCGTTCCGGACTTCCGTACCAGATTTCCGTTCCAGATTTCCGTTCCAGAAAGGACCGTCCGTCATGGCTGTCGCCGATGACCTCGACCGCGCCACCGACTCGCAGTGGGACTGGGTCGCTGAGCAGACTCGTACGTATCTGGCCTCGGGTGGCACCGAGGGGCACGAGTCGAACGGCGTCCACACGCTCGTGCTCGCCACGACCGGACGCAGGAGCGGCATTCCGCGCCGCACATGCCTGATCTACGGCACCGCGGGCGAGGACTTCGTCGTCGTCGCCTCCAAAGGTGGCGCCGACGAGGATCCGGCGTGGTTCAAGAACCTCCAGGCGGACCCGAGCGTCGGGGTGCAGGTCGGCGGCCGTCGGTTCACCGCTCGCGCCCGGGTCGCGTCCCCGGCCGAACGTGAGCCCCTCTGGCTCCAGATGGCGCGCATCTTCCCGCTGTACGACGAGTACGCACAGAAGACCGACCGCGAAATCCCGATCGTCCTGCTCACCCCGCAGGACTGAGCAGGACAACTGCCCCGGCGGACCGGTATCCCAGGTGCCGCTGAAGAAATGCCACGCAGTTCAGCGTGCTCATTCTCCTGGGCGATGGCGGGCGCGAGTGCGGGTGTACCAGGCGAGGCGCAGTTCGTGATGGAGGCGGGCGAGTTCGCGGGGGGCGTTCGCGGGGGCCTGGTGGAAGACCTTGCCGTAGCGGGTGCGGTCGCCGGGCGGGGGGACTTCTTCGCTGCCGCGGTTCATGAAGCCGTGGAGGAAGGACGGTATCCAGCGGGCGGTGTCGTCGTGGAGGCGGAGGGCTATGCGCCAGCGGCCGGAGCTGGACCCGCCGGTGCGCAGAGCCAGTTCGACCTCGGCGATGTCCTGCCAGGGGACCTGGCGGGTACGGAAGAAGCCGACAACGGTGACACCCGCGGGGCGCAGGACGACGCCCCGCAGCGCGGCTCGTACGCAGAGTACGGCCAGGAGGACGATGAAGGCGTAGTTGGCGTATTCCTCCGGGCCGGGGGCGGGGGGATCGGGCCGGAAGGTGGTGCCCACGATGTCTGTCCAGACCATGATCCCCAGCATCAGCAAGGCGCATCCGCAGGCCACCCACCACACCGCGCTGCGCCACCGGTGCCGCAGCGCCAGCTTGTCCCTCATGCGTGCTCCCCCCGCGCGTATCCGTATCCCTGTTCCCTGCGCGCAAGGACCATCTTGCACCTGGGGCTTACGGACCTTCGAGCGATGAGCGTGGCTGAGGAAACGACCCCCCCTGCGACGGCCGGCGGGCGGTGTCCTACGGGCCGCTGCCCGAGCACTGGGGCCCGCGGCCCCGCCGGCGCCGTACCCGGCCTCCTCAGTGCTGGTAGCCGGGGTAGGTGAGGTAGCCGGTGTCGCCGCCCTGGTACCACGTGGCGAGGTCCTCGGCACTCAGGGGGAGCCCGGCGCGGAAGCGTTCGACCAGGTCGGGGTTGGCGAGGTAGGCGCGGCCGTAGCTGATCAGGTCGGCGCCCTGGGTGAGCCAGCGTTCGCCGTCCGTCCGGTCCGCGCGGTGGTCGCCGCCCGGCACCGACGGGTTGACGATGAAGGCGCCGGGCCACGCCTTGCGCAGGGCGATGAGTGTCTCGTCCTCGACGGTCGCCAGGGCGTGGATGTAGGCGAGGCCCAGCGGGGCCAGGGCCTCGAACAGGGCGGTGTAGAGGCCGGGGACGTCGTCCTCGACCACGTCCCACACGGGGCCGCCAGGGGAGACGCGGAGGCCGACGCGGTCGGCGCCGATGGCAGCGGCGCAGGCCTCGGCCACCTCCACGGCGAAGCGGATGCGGCCGGTGAGGGAGCCGCCGTAGACGTCGGTGCGCCGGTTGACGTTGGAAGAGAGGAACTGCTGTATGAAGTAGCCGTTCGCACCGTGCAGTTCGATGCCGTCGAAGCCCGCGTCGACCGCGCGCCGCGCCGCGTCGGCGAACACCCGCACCTCGTCGGCGACCTCCGCGGTCGTCAGCGCGCGGGGGACGGGCGCGGGCAGCCGCCCCTTGGGCCCGGTGAACAGTTCGGCCTGGAGGGCGACCGCGGACGGGGCGACCGGATGGTGGCCGACGACCTCGGGATGGCCGACCCGCCCGCCGTGCATGAGCTGGGCGAAGATCCGCCCGCCGTTGCTGTGGACCGCCGAGGTCACCGGGCGCCAGGCGGCGACCTGTGCGTCGGTGTGCAGCCCGGGGGTGGAGGGGTTGGACTGGCCCAGCAGACTCGGCTGCACCCCTTCGCTGACGATCAGTCCGGCGGTGGCGCGCTGCGCGTAGTAGGTGGCCATCGAGGGGGTGGGCAGGCCGTCCGACGTGGCCCGGCCGCGGCTCATGGGGGCCATCACAAGACGGTTGGGCAGCCGGAGGCCGCCGAGTGTGAAGCTGTCGAACAGGCTGGTCATGGCTGTTCCTTCGCATGAGGCAGGGGCTGGGGCACGCGTCGGGGGCCACTTCGGCGGCGTGCTCCGGGCGTGCGTTCGCTACGCTAAAACCTCACGTTGACGTAAGAGGCAAGAGCGATCCGGGACCCAGGGAGAAACGGTGCGTATCGGCGAGCTGGCCCGCAGAGCGGGCGTGAGTGTGAGGGCGCTTCGCTAC
This sequence is a window from Streptomyces sp. NBC_01775. Protein-coding genes within it:
- a CDS encoding VOC family protein, which produces MMIHRMDHVGVVVEDLAAAVAFFVELGLELEGEAAVEGEWADQLIGLDGVRADLAVVRTPDGHGRVELSTFHTPVATSTAPRAPMNTPGIPRLTFVVDAVDDVLGRLRAHGAELVGEVAQYGDICRYCYVRGPAGVVIGLVEELKN
- a CDS encoding nitroreductase family deazaflavin-dependent oxidoreductase, with the protein product MAVADDLDRATDSQWDWVAEQTRTYLASGGTEGHESNGVHTLVLATTGRRSGIPRRTCLIYGTAGEDFVVVASKGGADEDPAWFKNLQADPSVGVQVGGRRFTARARVASPAEREPLWLQMARIFPLYDEYAQKTDREIPIVLLTPQD
- a CDS encoding PH domain-containing protein, which encodes MRDKLALRHRWRSAVWWVACGCALLMLGIMVWTDIVGTTFRPDPPAPGPEEYANYAFIVLLAVLCVRAALRGVVLRPAGVTVVGFFRTRQVPWQDIAEVELALRTGGSSSGRWRIALRLHDDTARWIPSFLHGFMNRGSEEVPPPGDRTRYGKVFHQAPANAPRELARLHHELRLAWYTRTRARHRPGE
- a CDS encoding alkene reductase — translated: MTSLFDSFTLGGLRLPNRLVMAPMSRGRATSDGLPTPSMATYYAQRATAGLIVSEGVQPSLLGQSNPSTPGLHTDAQVAAWRPVTSAVHSNGGRIFAQLMHGGRVGHPEVVGHHPVAPSAVALQAELFTGPKGRLPAPVPRALTTAEVADEVRVFADAARRAVDAGFDGIELHGANGYFIQQFLSSNVNRRTDVYGGSLTGRIRFAVEVAEACAAAIGADRVGLRVSPGGPVWDVVEDDVPGLYTALFEALAPLGLAYIHALATVEDETLIALRKAWPGAFIVNPSVPGGDHRADRTDGERWLTQGADLISYGRAYLANPDLVERFRAGLPLSAEDLATWYQGGDTGYLTYPGYQH